From one Coffea eugenioides isolate CCC68of chromosome 11, Ceug_1.0, whole genome shotgun sequence genomic stretch:
- the LOC113752800 gene encoding probable pectate lyase P59 — MGEPVSKLVCVFLCAFTIVVVPTLITAQGSGSAEEEYWRIRAEEAWNHTLKAYEANPHTVIGAFNKQASDAVKEFLSEKNNTRRELRGKTWGGGCLATNPIDRCWRCQPNWADNRKRLADCVVGFGRGTTGGKNGAFYVVTDSSDDSILAPKPGTLRHAVIQKEPLWIIFQRDMVIRLTQELIMQGDKTIDARGVNVHIAYGAGITIQFVKNVIIHGLHVHDIHQGSGGLVRDSVDHFGIRTMSDGDGISIFGSSNVWIDHVSMWKCYDGLIDAVEASTAITISNSHFTDHNEVMLFGASDSQSKDAVMQITVAFNHFGKRLIQRMPRCRWGFIHVVNNDYTHWEMYAIGGSQHPIIISQGNRFIAPPDIFKKEVTKRDYAEEARWKQWTWRSEGDLFMNGAFFVQSGDPDFTKKHPEIFDGIAPADSSQVTWITRFAGALLCRPGSPC, encoded by the exons ATGGGCGAACCGGTTTCCAAGTTGGTTTGTGTGTTCCTGTGTGCTTTTACAATAGTGGTGGTGCCAACCCTGATCACGGCTCAAGGCAGTGGCAGTGCGGAAGAGGAGTACTGGCGAATCCGAGCAGAGGAAGCCTGGAACCACACGCTCAAGGCTTATGAGGCTAATCCCCACACCGTTATTGGGGCCTTCAATAAGCAAGCTTCCGA CGCTGTAAAAGAATTCTTGAGCGAGAAGAACAACACGAGGAGGGAACTGAGAGGGAAAACGTGGGGAGGAGGCTGCTTGGCTACCAACCCAATCGACAGGTGCTGGAGATGCCAGCCAAATTGGGCCGACAACAGAAAGAGGCTGGCAGATTGTGTGGTGGGTTTTGGCCGCGGCACCACCGGGGGAAAGAATGGTGCATTCTACGTCGTCACAGACTCTTCCGATGACAGCATTCTGGCACCGAAACCCGGAACCCTTCGCCATGCAGTGATCCAAAAGGAGCCACTTTGGATCATATTCCAACGCGACATGGTAATCAGGCTCACGCAGGAGCTGATCATGCAGGGCGACAAGACCATTGATGCTCGTGGGGTGAACGTCCACATTGCTTACGGCGCTGGAATCACCATTCAGTTCGTTAAGAACGTCATCATCCACGGTCTCCACGTCCACGATATCCATCAGGGCTCCGGTGGCCTCGTCAGGGACTCGGTCGATCATTTCGGGATTAGGACCATGAGCGACGGAGATGGGATTTCCATCTTCGGATCCAGCAACGTTTGGATTGATCACGTGTCCATGTGGAAGTGCTACGACGGCCTCATTGATGCCGTCGAGGCATCCACCGCCATCACCATCTCAAACTCTCACTTCACCGATCACAATGAGGTGATGCTCTTCGGTGCCAGCGACAGTCAATCCAAAGATGCTGTCATGCAAATCACTGTTGCTTTTAACCATTTTGGTAAGAGGTTGATTCAAAGAATGCCTAGGTGCCGATGGGGATTCATTCACGTCGTCAACAACGATTATACTCACTGGGAAATGTATGCCATTGGTGGTAGCCAACATCCCATTATCATCAGCCAGGGTAACCGCTTCATTGCTCCTCCCGACATCTTCAAGAAGGAG GTGACAAAGAGGGATTATGCGGAGGAAGCGAGATGGAAGCAGTGGACGTGGAGATCAGAGGGAGATCTTTTCATGAACGGAGCATTCTTTGTTCAATCTGGAGATCCAGATTTTACCAAGAAGCATCCTGAAATTTTCGACGGCATAGCTCCTGCGGATAGTTCACAGGTGACTTGGATAACGAGGTTTGCTGGTGCCCTTTTGTGCAGACCTGGAAGCCCGTGCTAG
- the LOC113752799 gene encoding pectate lyase-like: protein MGSSELTNCFFLLFFGLASVVPALTTANVFVRDEGALHRFHDLMPLNATIRRELRGRRYRGPCMATNVIDKCWRCDPNWANNRQRLADCAQGFGRAAKGGQGGPIYVVTDPSDDNVAEPRPGTLRHAVIQKGPLWIIFARSMTITLSQELIMQSHKTIDGRGVNVHIAYGAGFTIQFVRNIIIHNLHIHDVKTTSGGMIRDSVDHVGLRTANEGDGISIFGARDVWLDHLSMSKCSDGLIDAVQASTAITISNCHFTDHDKVLLFGASDVTEVDKNMQITVAFNHFGKRLVQRMPRCRSGFFHLVNNDYTHWEMYAIGGSHDATIISQGNRFIAPPLSQFFKEVTHRDAPVALWSKWTWVSDGDVFLNGARFVPSGNPDGARQFAALELIKAAPGTEVFTLTRFSGFLGCVIGRAC from the exons ATGGGGTCATCTGAACTCACCAATTGCTTTTTTCTCCTCTTCTTCGGTTTGGCTTCAGTTGTTCCCGCACTGACTACAGCAAATGTATTTGTACGTGATGAAGG GGCTTTACACCGGTTTCATGACTTGATGCCATTGAATGCCACCATCAGAAGAGAGCTCAGGGGAAGGAGATACAGAGGGCCATGCATGGCCACCAACGTGATTGACAAATGCTGGAGATGCGACCCCAACTGGGCTAATAACAGGCAGCGGCTGGCAGATTGTGCCCAAGGTTTCGGCCGCGCTGCCAAGGGTGGCCAAGGTGGCCCAATCTACGTGGTTACTGATCCCTCGGACGATAATGTGGCTGAGCCAAGACCAGGCACCCTCAGGCATGCTGTGATCCAGAAAGGGCCACTGTGGATCATATTTGCTCGAAGCATGACAATTACCCTTTCTCAGGAATTGATCATGCAGAGTCACAAAACAATCGACGGGCGCGGTGTCAATGTCCACATTGCTTATGGCGCTGGTTTCACCATCCAATTTGTGCGGAATATCATCATTCATAATCTTCATATCCACGATGTCAAAACAACATCCGGGGGCATGATCAGGGACTCCGTGGATCATGTTGGCTTAAGGACTGCTAATGAAGGCGATGGAATTAGCATCTTTGGAGCTAGGGATGTTTGGCTTGATCATCTCTCCATGTCTAAATGTTCTGATGGCCTCATCGACGCCGTCCAGGCTTCGACTGCAATCACCATCTCGAATTGCCACTTTACTGATCACGACAAG GTGTTGCTATTCGGTGCCAGCGACGTCACCGAGGTGGATAAGAACATGCAGATCACAGTTGCATTCAACCATTTTGGCAAGAGACTGGTACAGAGAATGCCAAGGTGCCGATCGGGATTCTTCCATCTAGTTAACAATGACTACACCCATTGGGAAATGTATGCAATTGGTGGAAGCCATGACGCTACAATTATAAGCCAGGGTAACCGTTTCATCGCCCCTCCgctttcacaatttttcaaagag GTAACGCATAGGGATGCTCCAGTTGCCTTGTGGAGTAAATGGACATGGGTGTCAGATGGAGATGTTTTCTTGAATGGAGCTAGATTTGTACCCTCTGGAAATCCAGACGGAGCTAGGCAATTCGCCGCTCTCGAATTGATCAAAGCAGCTCCGGGGACGGAAGTTTTCACGTTGACAAGATTCTCAGGTTTTCTTGGTTGCGTGATTGGACGGGCCTGCTAG